GAGAATTATATCTAATGCTGAAGTTAGACTGGAAGATGCTGTGCTACAATATTATTACGAAGCATCGTCTGAGAATATTTCGTGTGTGTTTCAAGAAATAACTAGAAATATATCAGGTTCAGAAAAAATTGACAATTTAGTCATTCTAGGAAAAtccaaaaaactgatttttaatcaGCCATTAAGTGTTGATTTTATTAAGACTAcgtgtaaatttttttccgattCAGAAAAGGAACAGAaaacatttgaagagtttttacctTTGACTCCGCTTAAAACTGATGTGGAAAAGCGATGTGTTCAACATGCTGATACTCATAAAGCGAAACCATTAAATGTGATATTTTTAGGGTTGGATTCAATATCTAGTTTGAACTTTTTGCGACATTTtcctaaaactaaaaaatatttgtctgactTCCTATCCCCAATCAGTATGAAAGGGTATACTAAAGTGGGTGACAATACATTTCCTAATATTATGCCTCTTTTAACAGGTCATTTTTATCAGCATTACTATGATGAAGTGCATAATAAAACTATGTTCTTTGATGATGTtgactttttttggaaatatttcgcaAAATTGGGCTACAGAACTTTGTTTGCTGAAGATGCTCCCGAAATTGCTACCTTTAACTACTACAGAAATGGGTTCAAAAATTCTCCTGCGGATTATTATTACAGGCCGTTTGCTCTAGCTGTGGAGCAATCAGAATTGAAAGCAAAGAGCAAAGGGCAGTGTTTTGGTAGTAAAATGGAAATGGAAGTTATTTATGATTACCTCAAAAGCTTTGTGGATACAATGGGAAAATATCGTCCGTTTTTTGCTTATGTATTTTTAGCTAGACTTACTCAtgatgtttttaattttgctgGCTATGCTGATGAGCCAACCTATCAACTCATTAAGAATTTACACGAAACAGGTGTTTTAGAAAATACAATGCTTGTATTTTTTAGTGATCACGGCATTCGATATGGACCTATACGAAAAACATATATAGGCCAATTCGAGGAACGTATGCCTTTCATGCACATTTGCTTGCCAAAATGGTTCCTCGAGAAGAATAAAGAGCTTCGAAAAAACTTAATCATCAATAGCGAACGATTGTCTACTCCTTTTGATATCCACGCTACTATGCTACATTTAGCTAGCATAATAAGCGGAGATTCTGGTTTTGAAAGCAAATTAAAACCTGGTATTAGCCTCTTTCGAGAAATACCAGCCAACAGAACTTGTTCACAGGCAAGAATTACGCCTCATTGGTGTCCGTGCCAAATACATAAAGCCGTTCCTAAAGACGATAAAATAGTTCAAGTAGCAGCTCAAACTGTGATAGATACAATCAACAATCGAACTGATGTGTATAGAACTGATTGCGCGGTTCTAACCTTGATTCAAGTACTTGATGCCAGGATTGCTGAAAAAGAGAAGTTATTGCTCAATAATTCTGTTATGcataaactgaataatgataaGGTTTTCAATGATTACCTTATTGTTTTGTCTTCATCCCCAAGTAATGCCATATTTGAAGCTACTGTTCGGTGTAACGAAAGTTCATCTTTTTGTTCAGTTATTGATGATATCAGTAGGATAAATGAATATGGGAAACAATCTATTTGCATATCCGATGCAGAAATCAGAAAGTTTTGCTACTGCACgtaatgtaaataaatgttttaataaaatactGTTCACTTACTTTCAAAAACCTAGGTGAAATCAATCATAAACTACATATGCAGTCAAaaactaaataagtaaataaattaataaataataccaagttttttttctttttaacgacaaggaagaacttttaattttataatgaATTTCAGTTGAGTATAAATGAGTCAATTGAGTATAAATGTCCAGTTATTTTCTCAAAATCGAAACACAATTTGTTCTAATCTgcattcatttaaaaagaaaaacccttCTTTGAATATTgctttgccaaatttttacttttggctACTTTAAGGAAAATAATCATGTCAGAAAATGTAAACACTATTGTATTGTATTGTGAATAACAAATTATTGTAAACTATTGATTTTCAAATATCGAATAAGATCAATGTAAAGTTAGTAATCGTTGAGAAAATTACGACAGTTTTATTAAAAGGTGCAATATCATTGAGGTACAGTAGAGTCTTGAGAATTCGGCCCTCAATTACCCGGGCTAATAAAGAAATCGAATCGACGTTCTTAcagaacgaaaaaagaaaaaaaaagaagaaaaacgtgAAACATTTAAGGTGCGCATTCCTAATAACCCGGCATTTTTGCAAACTCAGTCACTTTTTGGTCCACCTTAGGCCAAGCTTTAGTATTCTACTGTATTCAAATGAgagataaaattttgtgcattgtgtccAAGTGTACACACTCCCTAAGAGTATCTcgaatgaaaaacttttatgaaCATTTGTTACCGAATGACATGGTGTTTCCATTAACCCCAGCGTGTTTCCATTTATCCCAGATTCTAGGGGTTAAATGGAAACAAAGATTTATTACCCAAAGTGGTTGTTGTAGATTCTTCCAAATGTattctgaaatcatttaaaaaagtaaaatcgtTAAAAATTGACTCTTGCGCTGAGTTTgagtaaaatacacacaaaaatgtattttacttgaatattttaatct
This sequence is a window from Uloborus diversus isolate 005 chromosome 10, Udiv.v.3.1, whole genome shotgun sequence. Protein-coding genes within it:
- the LOC129231560 gene encoding uncharacterized protein LOC129231560 produces the protein MRSKKRRLFQRPKFLFFVLIFCFISVVFYSRYFWVTEEIPFRVLADDTIRDFLINTPGCQIPAWSPWDASVKDLFKQVGSYKCSGQPSVLRIISNAEVRLEDAVLQYYYEASSENISCVFQEITRNISGSEKIDNLVILGKSKKLIFNQPLSVDFIKTTCKFFSDSEKEQKTFEEFLPLTPLKTDVEKRCVQHADTHKAKPLNVIFLGLDSISSLNFLRHFPKTKKYLSDFLSPISMKGYTKVGDNTFPNIMPLLTGHFYQHYYDEVHNKTMFFDDVDFFWKYFAKLGYRTLFAEDAPEIATFNYYRNGFKNSPADYYYRPFALAVEQSELKAKSKGQCFGSKMEMEVIYDYLKSFVDTMGKYRPFFAYVFLARLTHDVFNFAGYADEPTYQLIKNLHETGVLENTMLVFFSDHGIRYGPIRKTYIGQFEERMPFMHICLPKWFLEKNKELRKNLIINSERLSTPFDIHATMLHLASIISGDSGFESKLKPGISLFREIPANRTCSQARITPHWCPCQIHKAVPKDDKIVQVAAQTVIDTINNRTDVYRTDCAVLTLIQVLDARIAEKEKLLLNNSVMHKLNNDKVFNDYLIVLSSSPSNAIFEATVRCNESSSFCSVIDDISRINEYGKQSICISDAEIRKFCYCT